In one Curtobacterium citreum genomic region, the following are encoded:
- a CDS encoding aldo/keto reductase — protein MTTGTDTTNRPAAASGTFRIGGDLEVHRLGYGTMQLTGPGVWGPPKDHDEAIRVLKRAVELGVDFFDTADSYGPYVAEDLLREALHPYGDDVVIATKAGLTRTGPNEWPPVGRPEYLRQEAEMSLRRLGLERIDLFQLHRIDPKVPLEDQVGELKKLQDEGKIRHIGLSEVSVDEVKAAQEVATIVSVQNLYNLQKRDAEELLDWSEQQGIGFIPWFPLATGGLTGEDSPLTEIAERKGATPAQLALAWLLKRSPVMLPIPGTSSVDHLEDNLQGATIELTDDEFAELSKLHG, from the coding sequence ATGACCACCGGTACCGACACCACGAACCGTCCTGCCGCCGCCTCGGGCACGTTCCGCATCGGCGGCGACCTCGAGGTCCACCGCCTCGGCTACGGCACCATGCAGCTCACCGGACCCGGCGTCTGGGGCCCGCCGAAGGACCACGACGAGGCGATCCGCGTCCTCAAGCGCGCCGTCGAGCTCGGCGTCGACTTCTTCGACACCGCCGACTCCTACGGCCCCTACGTCGCCGAGGACCTGCTCCGCGAGGCGCTGCACCCGTACGGCGACGACGTCGTCATCGCGACGAAGGCCGGCCTCACCCGCACCGGCCCGAACGAGTGGCCGCCGGTCGGCCGCCCGGAGTACCTGCGTCAGGAGGCCGAGATGAGCCTCCGCCGCCTGGGCCTCGAGCGCATCGACCTGTTCCAGCTGCACCGCATCGACCCGAAGGTCCCGCTCGAGGACCAGGTCGGCGAGCTCAAGAAGCTCCAGGACGAGGGCAAGATCCGGCACATCGGCCTGTCCGAGGTGTCGGTCGACGAGGTCAAGGCCGCCCAGGAGGTCGCGACGATCGTCTCCGTCCAGAACCTGTACAACCTGCAGAAGCGCGACGCCGAGGAGCTCCTCGACTGGTCCGAGCAGCAGGGCATCGGCTTCATCCCGTGGTTCCCGCTCGCGACCGGCGGCCTGACGGGCGAGGACTCCCCGCTGACCGAGATCGCCGAGCGCAAGGGCGCGACCCCGGCGCAGCTCGCACTGGCGTGGCTGCTCAAGCGCTCGCCGGTCATGCTGCCGATCCCCGGGACGTCGAGCGTCGACCACCTCGAGGACAACCTGCAGGGCGCGACGATCGAGCTCACCGACGACGAGTTCGCGGAGCTGTCGAAGCTGCACGGCTGA
- a CDS encoding FAD-binding oxidoreductase: MQERRGSGTPGRRTVLAGGVGLGLVGVLAACSRPGPAPSPSASGSASSSGAPSTPTPPTPTAAGGPDSWDALAAAVTGTLLRSGSSGWDAARKLQNPRYDDADPQAVLRIAGVPDVQAALAFARNTRTPVALRAGGHSYTGWSAGGAPGTDVPRSLVVSTQDLDAVRVDGDTATIGPGARLADVYAALARAGRAIGAGSCPTVGIGGLTLGGGVGVLVRSFGLTCDQLTGVTLVTPDGAVHQVSATAEPDLFWACRGGGGGTVGVVTSMTFRTQPAPDVLLFSIVFPWSAAAAVVRAWQDWAPVADPQLWSTLKLLNGTRHTAPTVTVTGVWTGAKTGADASVDGFIAATGATPTSHTADELSYGDAMVRLAGAPQRVSEAATSSIGGRKLTDDQVDVLVRRAAAAGDVAGNREGGASLDALGGVVADVGRTDSAFPWRDALMTVQYTAVFADGADPAPFDAYVRDFRQAMTPAWGDGAYANYCDAAITDPTAYFDVNTSRLHRIAEQADPDGVFDQPHWV; encoded by the coding sequence GTGCAGGAGCGACGGGGGAGCGGGACGCCGGGTCGACGTACGGTGCTGGCCGGCGGGGTCGGACTCGGTCTGGTCGGGGTGCTCGCCGCGTGCTCGCGGCCGGGGCCGGCACCGAGCCCGTCCGCATCCGGGTCCGCGTCGTCCTCGGGCGCACCGTCCACGCCGACCCCGCCGACCCCGACCGCCGCCGGAGGGCCGGACTCGTGGGACGCCCTGGCCGCGGCCGTCACCGGGACGCTCCTGCGCTCCGGGTCGTCCGGGTGGGACGCCGCACGGAAGCTGCAGAACCCCCGCTACGACGACGCCGACCCGCAGGCGGTGCTCCGCATCGCTGGCGTCCCCGACGTGCAGGCCGCGCTCGCCTTCGCCCGGAACACCCGCACGCCGGTCGCGCTCCGGGCCGGCGGGCACTCGTACACGGGCTGGTCCGCCGGCGGTGCGCCCGGGACCGACGTCCCCCGCTCGCTCGTGGTCAGCACGCAGGACCTGGACGCCGTCCGCGTCGACGGGGACACCGCGACGATCGGTCCGGGAGCCCGGCTGGCCGACGTGTACGCGGCCTTGGCCCGGGCCGGGCGGGCGATCGGCGCCGGGTCGTGCCCGACCGTCGGCATCGGCGGACTGACGCTCGGCGGCGGGGTGGGCGTCCTGGTCCGGTCGTTCGGCCTGACGTGCGACCAGCTCACGGGGGTGACGCTCGTGACGCCCGACGGCGCCGTGCACCAGGTCTCCGCGACCGCCGAGCCGGACCTGTTCTGGGCGTGCCGGGGCGGTGGCGGCGGGACGGTCGGGGTCGTCACGTCGATGACCTTCCGGACGCAGCCCGCTCCGGACGTGCTGCTGTTCAGCATCGTGTTCCCCTGGTCTGCCGCGGCCGCGGTGGTGCGGGCGTGGCAGGACTGGGCGCCGGTCGCCGACCCGCAGCTCTGGTCGACCCTCAAGCTCCTGAACGGCACCAGGCACACCGCCCCGACGGTCACCGTCACCGGCGTGTGGACCGGCGCGAAGACCGGGGCGGACGCCTCCGTCGACGGGTTCATCGCCGCCACCGGCGCCACGCCGACGTCGCACACCGCCGACGAGCTGTCCTACGGCGACGCCATGGTGCGACTCGCCGGGGCGCCGCAGCGCGTGTCCGAGGCCGCGACGTCGTCCATCGGCGGCCGGAAGCTCACCGACGACCAGGTCGACGTGCTCGTCCGACGGGCCGCGGCGGCCGGGGACGTCGCCGGGAACCGGGAGGGCGGGGCCTCGCTCGACGCGCTCGGCGGCGTCGTGGCCGACGTCGGGCGGACGGACTCGGCGTTCCCGTGGCGGGACGCCCTGATGACCGTGCAGTACACGGCGGTGTTCGCCGACGGCGCGGACCCGGCACCGTTCGACGCGTACGTCCGTGACTTCCGGCAGGCGATGACCCCGGCGTGGGGTGACGGCGCGTACGCGAACTACTGCGACGCGGCGATCACCGACCCCACGGCGTACTTCGACGTGAACACCTCGCGGCTGCACCGGATCGCGGAGCAGGCGGACCCGGACGGGGTGTTCGACCAGCCGCACTGGGTGTGA
- a CDS encoding nucleobase:cation symporter-2 family protein, which produces MTDTNQTTDARREDGVDTVPPLARLLPLGLQHVLAMYAGAIAVPLIVGGALGFDRADLAFLISADLFVAGLATIVQSVGFWRFGVRLPLVQGVTFAAVGPMIAIGTEHGITAVYGATIACGVFMVVVAPWFSQLVRLFPPIVTGTVILIIGLSLMSVAAGWVTEGGKDGAARPLDVAFAAGVLLAIVLVERFAPRGLARVSVLAGLLLGTVVALFVPGMVDGSGIGDAAWFAVVTPFHFGLPTFDLASIVSMLVVGLVIMTETTGDMVGVGEVVDRPVSKRTLADGLRADGLGTVVGGVFNTFPYTAFAQNVGLVALTGVRSRYVATAAGGILVVLGLVPKVAAVVEAIPHAVLGGAGVALFGMVAASGIRTLSKVRFDNRNVLVVALPLGIALLPTVAPSIYAAFPTWFTLVFDSGISAGAVAAILLNLLLGSRSVRERYGDDPAVGSYDAVRSTAPIAVPPRG; this is translated from the coding sequence GTGACCGACACGAACCAGACGACCGACGCCCGGCGCGAGGACGGCGTCGACACCGTCCCGCCGCTCGCCCGGCTGCTGCCGCTCGGGCTGCAGCACGTCCTCGCGATGTACGCGGGGGCGATCGCCGTGCCGCTCATCGTCGGCGGTGCACTCGGCTTCGACCGGGCCGACCTGGCGTTCCTGATCAGCGCCGACCTGTTCGTGGCCGGCCTCGCGACGATCGTGCAGTCCGTCGGCTTCTGGCGCTTCGGGGTCCGGCTGCCCCTCGTGCAGGGCGTCACCTTCGCCGCTGTCGGCCCGATGATCGCGATCGGGACCGAGCACGGGATCACGGCGGTCTACGGCGCGACCATCGCGTGCGGCGTGTTCATGGTCGTCGTCGCCCCGTGGTTCTCGCAGCTCGTCCGGTTGTTCCCGCCGATCGTCACCGGCACCGTCATCCTGATCATCGGCCTGTCCCTGATGAGCGTCGCCGCCGGCTGGGTCACCGAGGGCGGGAAGGACGGCGCCGCCCGTCCGCTCGACGTCGCCTTCGCCGCCGGGGTACTCCTCGCGATCGTCCTCGTCGAGCGCTTCGCGCCGCGGGGACTGGCGCGCGTCTCGGTGCTCGCCGGGCTGCTCCTCGGCACGGTCGTGGCGCTGTTCGTCCCGGGCATGGTGGACGGGTCCGGGATCGGCGACGCCGCCTGGTTCGCGGTCGTCACGCCGTTCCACTTCGGCCTGCCGACGTTCGACCTCGCGTCGATCGTGTCGATGCTCGTCGTCGGGCTCGTGATCATGACCGAGACCACGGGCGACATGGTGGGCGTCGGCGAGGTCGTCGACCGACCGGTGTCGAAGCGCACCCTCGCGGACGGGCTGCGGGCGGACGGGCTCGGCACGGTCGTCGGCGGGGTGTTCAACACGTTCCCGTACACGGCGTTCGCGCAGAACGTCGGCCTGGTCGCGCTGACCGGCGTGCGCTCCCGGTACGTCGCCACCGCCGCGGGCGGGATCCTCGTCGTGCTCGGCCTGGTGCCGAAGGTCGCGGCGGTCGTCGAGGCGATCCCGCACGCGGTCCTCGGCGGTGCCGGGGTGGCGCTGTTCGGCATGGTCGCGGCTTCGGGCATCAGGACGCTGTCGAAGGTGCGGTTCGACAACCGGAACGTGCTCGTCGTGGCGCTCCCGCTCGGGATCGCGCTGCTGCCGACCGTCGCGCCGTCGATCTACGCGGCGTTCCCGACGTGGTTCACGCTCGTGTTCGACTCGGGCATCTCGGCCGGTGCGGTCGCGGCGATCCTCCTCAACCTGCTGCTCGGGTCGCGGAGCGTCCGGGAGCGGTACGGCGACGACCCGGCGGTGGGGTCGTACGACGCGGTGCGGTCGACGGCGCCGATCGCGGTGCCGCCGCGGGGGTAG
- a CDS encoding aldo/keto reductase, with protein sequence MQTHTLADLEVGAVGLGTMGMSAFYTGAGTDDDESIRTIHRAIDLGVTLIDTAEMYGPYTNEVLVGKALQGRRDDVVLATKFGLVEHVPGETQPSTDRKLTSAPESVREALEGSLRRLGTDHIDLWYQHRVDPEVPIEDVVGQLAGFVQEGKIRHYGLSEAGSETIRKAHAVHPVTAVQSEYSLWTRDPEDDVLGTLRELGIGLVAYSPLGRGFLTGAITKPSDLDADDFRRDNPRFQQEAFEQNVRIVDEVKAVASEVGGTPAQVALAWLLAQGTDVVPIPGTKRVSRLEENVGAADLTLSESQLQRLSSLPVPTGDRYPDMSSIGR encoded by the coding sequence ATGCAGACACACACGCTCGCAGACCTGGAGGTCGGCGCCGTCGGCCTCGGCACCATGGGCATGAGCGCCTTCTACACGGGCGCCGGCACCGACGACGACGAGTCGATCCGCACCATCCACCGCGCGATCGACCTCGGCGTCACACTGATCGACACCGCCGAGATGTACGGCCCGTACACGAACGAGGTCCTCGTCGGGAAGGCCCTGCAGGGTCGCCGCGACGACGTCGTCCTCGCCACGAAGTTCGGTCTCGTCGAGCACGTCCCCGGCGAGACCCAGCCGAGCACCGACCGCAAGCTCACGAGCGCACCGGAGTCCGTCCGCGAGGCGCTCGAGGGCTCGCTCCGCCGCCTCGGCACCGACCACATCGACCTCTGGTACCAGCACCGCGTCGACCCGGAGGTCCCGATCGAGGACGTCGTCGGCCAGCTCGCCGGCTTCGTGCAGGAGGGCAAGATCCGCCACTACGGCCTGTCCGAGGCAGGGTCCGAGACCATCCGCAAGGCCCACGCCGTGCACCCGGTGACCGCCGTCCAGAGCGAGTACTCGCTGTGGACCCGCGATCCCGAGGACGACGTGCTCGGCACCCTCCGCGAGCTCGGCATCGGCCTGGTCGCGTACTCGCCCCTCGGCCGCGGCTTCCTGACCGGTGCGATCACGAAGCCGTCCGACCTGGACGCCGACGACTTCCGCCGCGACAACCCCCGCTTCCAGCAGGAAGCGTTCGAGCAGAACGTCCGCATCGTCGACGAGGTCAAGGCCGTCGCGTCCGAGGTCGGTGGCACCCCGGCGCAGGTCGCGCTCGCGTGGCTCCTCGCCCAGGGCACCGACGTCGTCCCGATCCCCGGAACGAAGCGGGTCTCCCGCCTCGAGGAGAACGTCGGCGCCGCCGACCTGACCCTCTCGGAGTCCCAGCTGCAGCGCCTGTCCTCGCTGCCGGTCCCGACCGGCGACCGCTACCCCGACATGTCGAGCATCGGTCGCTGA
- the uraH gene encoding hydroxyisourate hydrolase, with protein sequence MPHLTTHVLDAGSGRPAAGVGVTLRTAAGEVLATGETDADGRTGLGPDVLPRGDLELRFDTGAYHRASGTPTFHPYVVVAFSVTGTGHLHVPLLLSPFAYSTYRGS encoded by the coding sequence GTGCCCCACCTGACCACGCACGTCCTGGACGCCGGGTCCGGACGTCCCGCGGCGGGGGTCGGCGTGACCCTGCGGACCGCCGCGGGCGAGGTGCTGGCGACGGGGGAGACCGACGCCGACGGGCGGACCGGGCTGGGACCGGACGTGCTGCCCCGCGGCGACCTGGAACTCCGCTTCGACACCGGGGCGTACCACCGCGCGTCGGGGACGCCCACGTTCCACCCGTACGTCGTCGTGGCGTTCAGCGTCACCGGGACGGGACACCTGCACGTGCCGCTCCTGCTCAGCCCCTTCGCGTACAGCACCTACCGCGGCAGCTGA
- a CDS encoding SDR family NAD(P)-dependent oxidoreductase: MTTIAIVGAGKGLGAAVAERFGREGFAVALISRNQDRLDSLAAQLGESGVTAKGFAANVRDGDSLRAALEAATEQLGPIEVLQYSPLPAKEYMRPVLETTAEDLVGPVEFSVYGSVNAVRQVLPGMRALGTGTILFVNGGSAVRPGARVTGTSVAFAGESAYAQLLHDAVAEEHVHVGQLIIPFGIDDGQDAHSSAAVAEQLWTIHSERGDFRTYAEPLPE; the protein is encoded by the coding sequence ATGACCACCATCGCCATCGTCGGCGCCGGCAAGGGCCTCGGCGCCGCGGTCGCCGAGCGCTTCGGACGCGAGGGCTTCGCCGTCGCCCTGATCTCGCGCAACCAGGACCGTCTCGACTCCCTCGCGGCACAGCTCGGCGAGTCCGGCGTGACCGCGAAGGGCTTCGCCGCGAACGTCCGGGACGGGGACTCGCTCCGTGCCGCGCTCGAGGCGGCCACGGAGCAGCTCGGCCCGATCGAGGTCCTGCAGTACAGCCCGCTGCCGGCGAAGGAGTACATGCGACCGGTCCTCGAGACGACCGCCGAGGACCTGGTCGGCCCGGTCGAGTTCTCGGTCTACGGCTCGGTGAACGCCGTCCGTCAGGTGCTCCCCGGCATGCGTGCGCTCGGCACCGGCACGATCCTGTTCGTCAACGGGGGCAGCGCGGTCCGTCCGGGCGCCCGCGTGACCGGCACGTCCGTCGCCTTCGCGGGCGAGAGCGCCTACGCGCAGCTCCTGCACGACGCCGTGGCCGAGGAGCACGTGCACGTCGGCCAGCTCATCATCCCGTTCGGCATCGACGACGGGCAGGACGCGCACTCGTCGGCGGCCGTCGCCGAGCAGCTCTGGACGATCCACTCCGAGCGCGGCGACTTCCGGACGTACGCGGAACCCCTGCCCGAGTGA
- a CDS encoding SGNH/GDSL hydrolase family protein, with translation MSRTRRLVLVASIVSAACLVTAGVLVTTTPRTASAEDRPVAAVAEHRAGTALPDPRTPDQFVTGALDTPALPGAVPFAYAGDSITARPDSWLHQLETDDELHAVGGYAHSGYRADQVLQQIGPVPSARVLVVEVGTNDVNQAVPTATTIANVGAIVRKVGAQRVLVVAGPPSDWTHSRWGADRRTGQIVLTDALRTDAAEHGWAFVDPFTALRAADGAYKPGTSPDGIHPTAEANQGVARAMAAAISRTAA, from the coding sequence GTGTCCCGCACCCGCCGGCTCGTCCTCGTGGCGAGCATCGTCTCCGCAGCCTGCCTCGTCACCGCAGGCGTCCTCGTCACCACCACGCCGCGCACCGCGAGCGCCGAGGACCGCCCCGTGGCGGCCGTCGCCGAACACCGCGCCGGTACCGCGCTGCCGGACCCGCGGACGCCCGACCAGTTCGTGACCGGTGCGCTCGACACCCCCGCACTGCCGGGAGCGGTGCCGTTCGCCTACGCGGGCGACTCGATCACGGCACGGCCGGACTCCTGGCTGCACCAGCTCGAGACCGACGACGAGCTGCACGCCGTCGGCGGCTACGCGCACAGCGGGTACCGCGCCGACCAGGTGCTGCAGCAGATCGGTCCCGTGCCGAGCGCCCGGGTCCTGGTCGTCGAGGTCGGCACGAACGACGTCAACCAGGCCGTCCCGACCGCGACGACGATCGCGAACGTCGGGGCGATCGTCCGGAAGGTCGGGGCGCAGCGCGTCCTGGTCGTCGCCGGGCCGCCGTCGGACTGGACCCACAGCCGGTGGGGCGCCGACCGTCGGACCGGTCAGATCGTGCTCACCGACGCCCTGCGCACCGACGCGGCGGAGCACGGGTGGGCGTTCGTCGACCCGTTCACGGCGCTGCGTGCCGCCGACGGCGCGTACAAGCCGGGCACGTCGCCGGACGGCATCCACCCGACGGCCGAGGCGAACCAGGGCGTCGCGCGGGCGATGGCCGCCGCCATATCCCGCACCGCCGCCTGA
- a CDS encoding acyl-CoA thioesterase: MNLYLRLFLLTVRIRLAGLRSGRRPSLWDEGRTPFRVALTDLDPLRHVNNGKYLSMLDLGRYDLLTRSGFWHEASRRGWYAVVAAQTITYKRSLTLGQRFTLVTRVLGVDDRAVYIEQTFERRGSVVARAVVQARFLRRTGGTVTPEDLVAAAGGAPRDLTLPDWVHAWADAVRISSAAPTRTARGASA; the protein is encoded by the coding sequence GTGAACCTGTACCTGCGGCTGTTCCTGCTGACCGTGCGCATCCGTCTCGCGGGACTCCGCTCGGGCCGACGGCCTTCGCTCTGGGACGAGGGACGGACGCCGTTCCGGGTCGCGCTCACCGACCTCGACCCCTTGCGGCACGTGAACAACGGCAAGTACCTGTCGATGCTCGACCTCGGTCGGTACGACCTGCTCACGCGGTCCGGCTTCTGGCACGAGGCCTCGAGGCGCGGCTGGTACGCCGTGGTCGCGGCGCAGACGATCACCTACAAGCGGTCGCTGACGCTGGGGCAGCGCTTCACCCTCGTCACCCGGGTGCTCGGCGTCGACGACCGCGCCGTGTACATCGAGCAGACCTTCGAGCGGCGGGGATCGGTCGTCGCGCGGGCGGTCGTGCAGGCCCGGTTCCTCCGTCGGACCGGCGGCACGGTCACGCCCGAGGACCTCGTCGCCGCGGCCGGCGGGGCGCCGCGGGACCTCACCCTGCCCGACTGGGTGCACGCGTGGGCGGACGCGGTGCGGATCAGCAGCGCGGCGCCGACCCGCACGGCCCGGGGCGCCTCGGCGTAG
- a CDS encoding FBP domain-containing protein, whose translation MLPISEKTLRSSFVNASRKEVGDVTLPTDFETLEWESLNFLGWRDPKTSRRAYAVVPTLEGDLVGILFRQAEASPRSRAQCSWCQDVKLPNDVVFYAAKRSGKAGRNGNTVGTLVCQDFQCSRNVRRPLPPAYEGFDVEGARLRRIEDLQLRVASFAAEL comes from the coding sequence GTGCTGCCCATCAGCGAGAAGACCCTGCGTTCCTCCTTCGTCAACGCCTCCCGCAAGGAGGTCGGGGACGTCACCCTGCCCACCGACTTCGAGACGCTGGAGTGGGAGTCGCTCAACTTCCTCGGCTGGCGCGACCCGAAGACCTCCCGGCGCGCGTACGCCGTCGTGCCCACGCTCGAGGGCGACCTCGTCGGGATCCTGTTCCGGCAGGCCGAGGCGTCGCCGCGCTCCCGGGCGCAGTGCTCGTGGTGCCAGGACGTCAAGCTGCCGAACGACGTCGTGTTCTACGCCGCCAAGCGATCCGGGAAGGCCGGTCGGAACGGGAACACCGTCGGGACCCTGGTGTGCCAGGACTTCCAGTGCTCGCGGAACGTCCGGCGACCGCTGCCCCCGGCGTACGAGGGCTTCGACGTCGAGGGCGCCCGGCTCCGGCGCATCGAGGACCTCCAGCTCCGCGTCGCGTCCTTCGCCGCCGAGCTGTGA
- a CDS encoding YdeI/OmpD-associated family protein, protein MDDEDLVLPDAAAWRSWLDEHEDDPDGVWLVLAKKGTTEPTTLTYDQALDEALCSGWIDGQKRGRDAGTFRQRFTPRRRASLWSQRNIGLVAALTESGRMRPRGQAEIDRARADGRWDRAYAGAATVTVPDDLRAALDAEPTAAALFADLDATNRYAVLHRVVTAPSDTARANRIAKLVGGLSRGETPYPRGTPAQGRDTVTA, encoded by the coding sequence ATGGACGACGAGGACCTGGTGCTCCCGGACGCCGCCGCGTGGCGGTCGTGGCTCGACGAGCACGAGGACGACCCGGACGGCGTCTGGCTCGTGCTCGCGAAAAAGGGCACGACCGAACCGACGACGCTGACGTACGACCAGGCCCTCGACGAGGCGCTCTGCTCCGGGTGGATCGACGGGCAGAAGCGCGGGCGGGACGCCGGGACCTTCCGGCAGCGCTTCACCCCACGTCGCCGCGCCTCGCTCTGGTCGCAGCGCAACATCGGCCTCGTGGCGGCCCTGACCGAGTCCGGTCGCATGCGCCCCCGCGGGCAGGCCGAGATCGACCGCGCCCGGGCCGACGGCCGGTGGGACCGGGCCTACGCCGGCGCCGCGACCGTCACCGTGCCGGACGACCTCCGTGCGGCCCTCGACGCCGAGCCCACCGCGGCCGCCCTGTTCGCCGATCTCGACGCCACGAACCGGTACGCCGTGCTGCACCGGGTGGTGACGGCGCCGAGCGACACGGCGCGGGCGAACCGCATCGCGAAGCTCGTCGGCGGGCTGTCCCGCGGCGAGACCCCGTACCCGCGGGGGACACCGGCTCAGGGACGGGACACGGTCACGGCGTAG
- a CDS encoding PQQ-dependent sugar dehydrogenase — protein MDTTRSTRTTRSARSAGGRAGRESGRRSVGRARRSWSAVGLAAAAALALVACSDGDPDGTGGTGTSGSSSVPSRTSPATAAATTEVVTGLDAPWSVVPVGDSGDALISERDSARVLELRADGSTREVGTVPGVRHGGEGGLLGLALHDGDLFVYSTADDGNRVQRFSLTGDTGSYRLGDATTVLDGLPRNTFHDGGRIAFGPDGMLYVSVGDAGDRPAAQDRDSLAGKILRVTPDGAVPDDNPFPGSPVWSLGHRNVQGMGWAADGTMFAAEFGQDAWDELNVIVAGENHGWPEVEGVGGEDRGFVDPVQQWATDDASPSGLAVIGDTVYVANLRGESVRAVPVAEPTTSTVSFAGEFGRIRTVLAGPDDTLWFVTNNTDGRGDPRDGDDRILSVPLRELD, from the coding sequence GTGGACACCACCCGCAGCACCCGCACGACCCGCAGCGCTCGCTCCGCCGGAGGCCGCGCCGGACGTGAGTCCGGACGTCGGTCCGTCGGCCGTGCCCGTCGGTCGTGGTCCGCGGTCGGGCTCGCGGCGGCTGCAGCCCTGGCGCTCGTCGCCTGCTCGGACGGCGATCCTGACGGCACCGGTGGGACCGGCACGTCCGGCTCGAGCAGCGTCCCGTCCCGGACCAGCCCGGCGACCGCGGCGGCGACGACCGAGGTCGTGACCGGACTCGACGCTCCGTGGTCGGTCGTCCCCGTCGGCGACTCCGGCGACGCGCTCATCAGCGAGCGCGACTCCGCCCGGGTGCTCGAACTGCGGGCGGACGGCTCCACCCGCGAGGTCGGCACCGTCCCCGGCGTCCGGCACGGCGGCGAAGGGGGACTGCTCGGGCTCGCCCTGCACGACGGCGACCTGTTCGTCTACTCGACCGCCGACGACGGCAACCGCGTGCAGCGCTTCTCGCTGACCGGCGACACCGGCTCGTACCGGCTCGGCGACGCCACCACCGTGCTCGACGGCCTGCCCCGGAACACGTTCCACGACGGTGGCCGGATCGCGTTCGGCCCGGACGGCATGCTCTACGTGAGCGTCGGGGACGCCGGGGACCGACCGGCGGCGCAGGACCGGGACTCCCTCGCCGGCAAGATCCTCCGTGTGACGCCGGACGGTGCGGTGCCGGACGACAACCCGTTCCCGGGCTCACCGGTGTGGTCGCTCGGCCACCGCAACGTGCAGGGCATGGGCTGGGCGGCCGACGGCACGATGTTCGCCGCGGAGTTCGGGCAGGACGCCTGGGACGAGCTCAACGTCATCGTCGCGGGGGAGAACCACGGCTGGCCCGAGGTCGAGGGCGTCGGCGGCGAGGACCGCGGCTTCGTCGACCCCGTGCAGCAGTGGGCGACCGACGACGCGTCGCCGAGCGGCCTCGCCGTGATCGGTGACACCGTGTACGTCGCGAACCTGCGCGGCGAGTCCGTCCGGGCCGTGCCGGTCGCCGAACCCACGACGTCGACGGTGTCCTTCGCCGGCGAGTTCGGACGGATCCGTACGGTGCTCGCCGGTCCCGACGACACGCTCTGGTTCGTCACGAACAACACCGACGGCCGCGGCGACCCGCGGGACGGCGACGACCGCATCCTCTCGGTGCCGCTCCGCGAGCTCGACTGA
- a CDS encoding ATP-binding cassette domain-containing protein, with amino-acid sequence MGAQGAATKHAGSGMFVGTGRRQTATIVAVTTHGGSVLRVDAGEVVAITGDGASAVMTSVRNAPRIGDRTLDGLAVAEATALRRRLVGTVCTDHRLVPSLTVLENTALPLELDGWDTHEAIAAATTALARVGVTAPSDTLPDDLTAAEQRLVTVARNIAGSPVLVLADEPRDATVVRLLRRLAGDGAGVLVSTTVAARPTWADRLVETPAAIL; translated from the coding sequence GTGGGGGCACAGGGTGCGGCGACGAAGCATGCCGGCAGCGGCATGTTCGTCGGGACGGGGCGGCGGCAGACCGCGACGATCGTCGCGGTGACCACCCATGGTGGTTCTGTCCTGCGAGTCGACGCGGGTGAGGTGGTCGCCATCACGGGGGACGGCGCTTCCGCGGTGATGACGTCGGTCCGGAACGCGCCGCGCATCGGCGACCGCACGCTCGACGGTCTGGCCGTCGCCGAGGCGACGGCGCTCCGACGACGGCTGGTCGGGACGGTGTGCACCGACCACCGCCTCGTCCCGTCGCTGACGGTGCTCGAGAACACCGCGCTGCCCCTCGAGCTCGACGGGTGGGACACCCACGAAGCGATCGCCGCTGCGACGACCGCCCTCGCCCGGGTCGGGGTGACCGCTCCCTCGGACACGCTCCCCGACGACCTGACCGCGGCCGAGCAGCGGCTCGTCACCGTCGCGCGGAACATCGCCGGGTCGCCGGTGCTCGTGCTCGCCGACGAACCGCGGGACGCGACCGTCGTACGATTGCTCCGTCGCCTGGCCGGGGACGGCGCCGGTGTGCTCGTCAGCACCACCGTGGCCGCGCGACCGACCTGGGCCGACCGCCTCGTCGAGACGCCGGCCGCGATCCTGTGA